The following proteins are co-located in the Maridesulfovibrio sp. genome:
- a CDS encoding PqqD family protein gives MKLFRKKKQVIPEMTRGEAMACKPLKNQEITETRMENGLVMLSYPLRLKPLFADVAKRFGMWKDGSPPIKKLELDEMGTLVWDMIDGKTSVRKIASGFAQKYQVLPREAEVATASFLRDLGKRGLVAFSNEHTGTK, from the coding sequence ATGAAATTATTTAGGAAGAAAAAACAAGTTATTCCGGAAATGACCAGGGGCGAAGCCATGGCCTGCAAGCCCCTGAAGAATCAAGAAATAACTGAAACACGCATGGAGAATGGATTGGTAATGCTTTCCTACCCATTGCGGCTGAAACCGCTCTTCGCTGACGTGGCAAAAAGATTTGGAATGTGGAAAGACGGAAGCCCGCCCATTAAAAAATTGGAACTTGATGAAATGGGAACTTTGGTCTGGGATATGATTGACGGAAAAACAAGTGTCCGCAAAATAGCATCTGGTTTTGCGCAAAAATATCAGGTTCTGCCCCGCGAAGCAGAAGTTGCAACAGCTTCATTTCTAAGAGACTTGGGAAAACGGGGGCTGGTCGCTTTCAGTAACGAACACACCGGAACGAAATAG
- a CDS encoding MerR family transcriptional regulator produces the protein MSNQYLSLREVGRRLGIPPSTVVYYKDKYSKFIPSMGGLGRRQRYSAEVVEIFRRIREMYGMNWTTEQIENELSLKFGILIENIKSDQQLISGAGLESSSDMETVIKGLSSVLGKVSDLLSNQALFQAELRDLREEVSVLRTEKRKLSAETNERILDMAMEIGRLKRDRAELFRLLRTGDSGPDESSFPSSEYLERPLVIRNSEGEYLGVAGKGRKHFSLEDFVKLLENSINSHRSVDLEWQEKSGQWILVIDASEGQSSQKKIMLVTEENVTPNNNTVVRIDSMEINGKAVPGALLFSLFKQIRESFDR, from the coding sequence ATGTCAAATCAGTACTTAAGTTTGAGAGAGGTCGGTAGGAGGCTTGGTATTCCTCCATCGACTGTGGTCTATTATAAGGATAAGTATTCGAAATTTATTCCTTCAATGGGTGGATTAGGGCGTAGGCAAAGGTATTCTGCAGAGGTAGTTGAAATTTTTAGGAGGATACGTGAAATGTATGGAATGAATTGGACAACTGAACAAATTGAAAATGAATTAAGTTTAAAGTTCGGTATATTAATAGAAAATATAAAAAGTGATCAACAATTGATCAGTGGGGCCGGTCTTGAGTCCAGTTCGGATATGGAGACCGTGATTAAAGGTTTGTCGTCAGTTCTTGGCAAGGTTTCTGACTTGCTGTCTAATCAGGCTTTATTTCAAGCTGAATTGCGTGATTTGCGTGAAGAGGTATCTGTGCTCAGGACAGAAAAGCGTAAGCTTTCCGCCGAAACAAATGAAAGAATTCTGGACATGGCTATGGAGATTGGTCGTTTGAAGCGTGATCGTGCTGAGTTGTTCAGACTGTTACGGACTGGAGATTCCGGTCCTGATGAATCTTCCTTTCCTTCTTCTGAGTATTTGGAGCGTCCTTTGGTTATCCGTAATTCTGAGGGCGAATATCTTGGCGTGGCAGGTAAAGGGCGTAAGCATTTCTCTTTGGAGGATTTTGTTAAACTTCTTGAGAATAGCATTAACTCGCATAGAAGTGTGGATCTCGAATGGCAAGAAAAGAGCGGACAGTGGATTCTTGTTATTGATGCCAGCGAAGGTCAGTCTTCACAGAAAAAGATTATGCTCGTAACTGAAGAAAATGTTACACCTAATAACAATACAGTCGTGCGCATTGATAGTATGGAAATTAACGGTAAAGCTGTTCCTGGAGCTCTTTTATTCAGTCTTTTTAAGCAGATAAGAGAAAGCTTTGATCGTTAA
- a CDS encoding HD-GYP domain-containing protein, which produces MLEKIKTTNLQEGMFVVCSANGYSSLPTELSNHAISSKADISAILQLNINEVLIDSEKSSVINSFPQTTYSEEIFFAREAYNNALSYIQKIFETVEREGTLEISEYKKGVSPLIDSIDRNNSAAASLTVLARADRYLYTHSLNTAILSAILGRYIGLSREAVEELSITAMLMNIGQLWLPKNLMNKKGKLSKDEFQKIKFHPLKGCEYLAGQNSPQIIINSIRAHHEKYDGSGYPQGLSGNDIPQYARIISICDSYDALTSDRPYREAMTPNSAIKHLYSMTNTAFHPRYLESFIKCVGIYPVGCFVKLSDGRYGVVVTNTPKAPLLPQVKVVFSSRFRAIHPEFIDLSKRSNGSNGDNLEIVECIHPKTFKLELDRFLW; this is translated from the coding sequence ATGTTAGAAAAGATAAAAACAACAAACCTTCAAGAAGGCATGTTCGTCGTATGCTCTGCTAATGGCTATTCCAGCCTGCCAACTGAACTATCCAACCATGCAATATCTTCGAAAGCAGATATTTCTGCCATCCTGCAGCTTAATATAAATGAAGTCCTGATTGATTCTGAAAAAAGTTCTGTCATAAACTCATTTCCCCAGACAACATACTCCGAAGAGATTTTTTTTGCCCGCGAGGCCTACAACAACGCCCTCAGTTATATTCAAAAAATATTTGAAACAGTAGAACGGGAAGGCACTCTTGAAATTTCTGAATACAAAAAAGGCGTAAGCCCGCTGATTGATTCCATTGACAGAAACAATAGCGCTGCAGCCAGCCTTACCGTATTGGCCCGCGCGGACAGATATCTATACACCCACAGTTTGAACACTGCGATACTCAGTGCCATACTTGGCCGTTATATCGGACTTTCACGGGAAGCGGTCGAAGAACTTTCAATAACTGCAATGCTGATGAATATCGGTCAGCTATGGCTGCCGAAAAATCTTATGAACAAAAAGGGCAAACTATCCAAGGATGAGTTCCAAAAGATTAAATTTCATCCGTTAAAAGGTTGCGAGTACCTTGCCGGACAAAACTCACCTCAGATCATAATCAACTCCATAAGAGCACATCACGAAAAATATGATGGATCAGGATACCCGCAAGGTCTATCCGGCAACGACATCCCTCAGTATGCACGCATCATATCCATCTGCGACTCATATGATGCACTCACTTCAGATCGCCCGTATCGAGAAGCCATGACTCCAAACTCGGCAATCAAACATCTCTATTCCATGACCAATACTGCATTCCACCCCAGATATCTGGAAAGCTTCATAAAATGTGTGGGTATTTATCCTGTGGGCTGCTTTGTAAAACTTTCCGACGGCCGCTATGGAGTGGTAGTGACCAACACTCCGAAAGCCCCGCTTCTACCTCAAGTTAAAGTCGTTTTCAGCAGCAGATTCAGAGCTATTCATCCTGAATTTATAGACTTATCTAAAAGATCCAATGGCTCAAACGGTGATAATCTTGAAATTGTCGAATGCATTCACCCAAAGACATTCAAGCTGGAGCTGGACAGGTTCCTCTGGTAA
- a CDS encoding Hpt domain-containing protein, translated as MGLQIVERIDRDLQGLIPGFMEITHKEIEALEQALVDGDMTVAARIGHNLKGSALNYGFLLLGDIGRRIESNAAQNRQEEVLVELDLLKDYVDRVEVTFV; from the coding sequence ATGGGGTTACAGATTGTTGAACGAATAGATAGGGATTTGCAGGGTCTTATTCCGGGATTTATGGAGATCACCCATAAAGAGATTGAGGCTTTAGAGCAAGCTCTGGTGGATGGGGATATGACAGTAGCTGCACGTATAGGTCACAACCTTAAAGGTTCGGCCTTGAATTATGGTTTTTTACTGCTTGGAGATATTGGCAGAAGAATAGAAAGCAATGCAGCTCAAAACCGGCAGGAAGAGGTTTTGGTCGAGCTGGATTTGTTAAAGGATTATGTGGACCGTGTCGAAGTTACTTTCGTGTAA
- a CDS encoding TIM44-like domain-containing protein, protein MKLLGYLVLPLTVVCLLAFMAGDADAKRMGGGKSFGSKPSFSKTYNKPTSTATSQKQASGTNNQQGGFARPGMGLLGGLLAGTFLGSLFGGFGGMGGGFFNLLIIGLLVYLGFKFFKSRSRGTDDMYRQGNYQRGPDYSQSNHNNANADPYARREHAAQNAWDHLSSKPSSQQASGSAAPQSGPVVNIPAGFDEEEFLEGAKAVYTRLQKSWDNRDMADIEQFATAGVVNEIKQQAKEDPGQSQTDVLMVNARLLEVKEEGGVTNVTVYYDVLLREDPSQSQPSQVREVWHFVKPVGSDGMWKLDGIQQLEE, encoded by the coding sequence ATGAAACTACTCGGGTATTTGGTTCTTCCTCTTACCGTTGTCTGCCTGCTGGCTTTTATGGCCGGTGATGCCGACGCGAAAAGAATGGGCGGGGGAAAATCCTTCGGCAGCAAGCCATCTTTTTCAAAAACTTACAACAAACCGACATCAACAGCTACTTCCCAGAAGCAGGCAAGCGGTACTAACAATCAGCAGGGCGGCTTTGCTCGTCCCGGTATGGGACTCCTTGGTGGTCTGCTGGCCGGAACTTTTCTCGGCTCCTTGTTCGGTGGATTCGGTGGAATGGGGGGCGGTTTCTTCAATCTCCTGATCATCGGCCTGCTTGTTTATCTTGGATTTAAATTTTTCAAGTCCCGCAGTCGTGGGACTGATGATATGTATAGGCAGGGGAATTATCAGCGTGGTCCGGACTACTCCCAGTCTAACCACAACAATGCCAATGCCGACCCTTATGCTCGCAGGGAGCATGCAGCTCAGAATGCGTGGGATCATCTCTCTTCCAAGCCTTCTTCGCAGCAGGCTTCCGGTTCAGCGGCACCGCAGAGCGGACCTGTTGTAAATATTCCTGCCGGTTTTGATGAAGAGGAGTTCCTTGAAGGAGCAAAGGCGGTTTACACCCGTCTCCAGAAGTCATGGGATAACCGTGATATGGCGGACATTGAGCAGTTTGCAACCGCTGGTGTGGTGAATGAGATCAAGCAGCAGGCCAAGGAAGATCCCGGCCAGTCCCAGACTGATGTTTTGATGGTTAATGCAAGATTGCTGGAAGTTAAGGAAGAGGGTGGCGTTACCAATGTCACAGTCTACTATGATGTTCTTCTGCGCGAAGATCCTTCCCAGTCTCAGCCTTCGCAGGTGCGTGAAGTCTGGCATTTTGTAAAACCTGTCGGTTCTGATGGAATGTGGAAACTGGATGGCATCCAGCAGCTTGAAGAATAA
- a CDS encoding response regulator: MRILIVEDELASRKFLTHVMTSYGQCDSAVDGAEAIQVFTDALESGDRYDLICLDIMMPEMDGQEALKEIREIEKEHGIPHHLETKVMMTSALGDPSNVIEAYYKGGASIYLTKPLDVEKIREAMVELGFLKKSIE; encoded by the coding sequence ATGAGGATTTTGATTGTTGAAGATGAGCTTGCGAGCAGGAAATTTCTCACGCATGTGATGACAAGCTACGGGCAATGTGACTCTGCTGTGGATGGAGCCGAGGCGATACAGGTTTTTACAGATGCTTTGGAGTCCGGGGATCGTTATGATTTGATCTGCCTTGATATCATGATGCCTGAAATGGATGGACAGGAAGCACTGAAAGAAATCCGTGAGATAGAAAAGGAACACGGCATCCCTCATCATCTCGAAACCAAGGTTATGATGACCAGTGCTCTAGGGGATCCTTCTAATGTGATTGAAGCTTATTATAAGGGTGGGGCTTCAATTTATCTGACTAAACCGTTGGATGTGGAAAAGATCCGTGAGGCAATGGTTGAGCTCGGCTTTCTGAAAAAAAGTATTGAATAG
- a CDS encoding SHOCT domain-containing protein, whose translation MIETISSIFSFISGKYEANPHWDHWPFGPGYGDFWASVTKMLFVAAILGVILLFLRVLFGPNGKFRDPDLDREAAEMREKELAQLEEDLKSGKISEIDYKFKKKRIML comes from the coding sequence ATGATCGAAACAATATCATCCATATTTTCATTTATATCAGGAAAATACGAAGCCAATCCTCACTGGGACCACTGGCCCTTCGGCCCGGGCTACGGAGACTTCTGGGCTTCCGTTACTAAAATGCTCTTTGTAGCCGCAATACTTGGTGTAATTTTACTTTTCCTGCGTGTTCTTTTCGGTCCCAACGGAAAGTTCAGAGACCCGGACCTTGATCGCGAAGCAGCCGAAATGCGTGAAAAAGAATTGGCTCAGCTTGAAGAAGATCTGAAGTCAGGAAAGATTTCCGAAATCGACTATAAGTTCAAGAAAAAAAGAATCATGCTGTAG
- a CDS encoding HD domain-containing protein, producing the protein MTHLKEIFSRFVSPYLQNATDRERPDIQLKIDHSFDVFENSRNICESLSLPAERTETAQIAALYHDTGRFPQYKAYGTFKDSESCNHGTLGARTVLKYALLNELPRKQRNTILGAIALHNRNALPSFLSDELRICTEIVRDSDKIDIIKVLIPHLTGVLPGNEVPLMGLKEKPEEITPAILQSVKEGRQGAYQAMKCLNDFRLLLLSWAYDLNFEWSRKEMIKRGYVETLMSQLPDTDQIHALRNPIIEQLNS; encoded by the coding sequence ATGACTCATTTAAAAGAAATTTTCAGCCGATTTGTCAGTCCATACCTGCAAAATGCAACCGACAGGGAACGGCCTGACATTCAGCTGAAGATAGACCATTCATTTGATGTTTTCGAAAATAGCCGGAATATCTGTGAATCACTTTCACTTCCTGCGGAACGGACTGAAACAGCCCAGATAGCAGCCCTCTACCACGACACAGGAAGATTTCCACAATATAAGGCATACGGAACATTTAAAGATTCAGAGTCCTGTAACCACGGGACTCTGGGTGCCAGAACCGTTCTAAAATATGCCCTTTTGAACGAACTGCCAAGAAAACAGCGCAATACGATCCTCGGCGCCATTGCCCTGCATAACCGCAACGCACTCCCCTCTTTCCTTTCCGACGAACTTAGAATTTGTACTGAAATCGTCCGTGACTCAGACAAGATCGACATAATTAAGGTGCTGATTCCGCATCTGACCGGAGTTCTTCCCGGAAATGAAGTTCCGCTTATGGGACTGAAAGAAAAACCGGAAGAAATAACTCCGGCTATCCTTCAATCTGTAAAAGAAGGTCGGCAAGGTGCCTATCAAGCGATGAAATGCTTGAATGATTTCCGACTGCTCCTGCTCAGCTGGGCTTATGACTTGAATTTTGAATGGTCGCGCAAGGAAATGATCAAACGTGGCTACGTTGAAACACTCATGAGCCAGCTTCCTGATACAGATCAAATACATGCACTTCGCAATCCGATAATAGAACAGCTTAACTCTTGA
- a CDS encoding NAD(P)/FAD-dependent oxidoreductase, whose amino-acid sequence MTETNYDIIILGAGPAGLQAAIHSARKGLKVLILGKNDKSSLWWAHIENFCCTLEISGEQILRTGQQQAESFGAVFFNEDVLKIKTPDLMDLSGGGFTVTTETKEFKTKAIIICTGTTRNKLGVPGEKDLFGKGVSYCVECDGNFFRGEEVAIVGGESAAAGGALHLSHLASKVHLVSKEFNFAPELMEKLKAVNIIIHEGAEVQEITGKSGVDGLVLKDGSKLDVTGVFIELGAKGVMSLAAELGIQLDESMKFIETDKQMRTNVPGIFAAGDICGPPLQMAKAVGEGCVAGLSAAKYVRKA is encoded by the coding sequence ATGACCGAAACCAATTACGATATTATCATTCTGGGAGCAGGCCCTGCGGGACTGCAGGCTGCCATCCATTCAGCAAGAAAGGGACTCAAAGTACTCATCCTTGGTAAAAACGACAAGAGCAGCCTCTGGTGGGCACACATCGAAAACTTCTGCTGCACACTGGAAATTTCCGGTGAGCAGATCCTTAGAACAGGACAACAGCAGGCCGAAAGTTTCGGTGCAGTATTCTTCAATGAAGATGTATTGAAGATCAAAACCCCGGACTTGATGGACCTCAGCGGTGGCGGATTTACTGTGACCACCGAGACAAAAGAATTCAAGACCAAAGCAATAATTATCTGCACCGGAACCACCCGCAACAAACTAGGAGTTCCCGGAGAAAAGGATCTTTTCGGAAAGGGCGTGAGCTATTGTGTGGAATGCGACGGAAACTTTTTCCGCGGAGAAGAAGTGGCTATTGTCGGCGGCGAAAGTGCCGCTGCCGGCGGAGCACTCCACCTCTCCCATCTTGCTTCCAAGGTTCATCTTGTTTCAAAGGAATTTAACTTCGCCCCGGAACTTATGGAAAAACTCAAAGCCGTGAATATCATTATTCACGAAGGTGCTGAAGTTCAAGAAATCACCGGGAAAAGCGGTGTTGACGGCCTTGTTCTCAAGGACGGCAGCAAACTCGATGTAACCGGCGTATTCATAGAACTGGGTGCAAAGGGAGTCATGTCCCTCGCCGCAGAGCTTGGTATCCAGCTTGATGAATCCATGAAATTCATTGAAACCGACAAGCAGATGCGCACCAATGTCCCCGGCATTTTCGCTGCCGGAGATATCTGCGGTCCGCCGCTCCAGATGGCAAAAGCCGTCGGTGAAGGATGTGTGGCAGGTTTAAGCGCTGCCAAGTACGTCCGCAAAGCTTAA
- a CDS encoding HAD family acid phosphatase, whose product MKLRLICCFLVLVCVSGCVASKKTIAKAPTEMVSLPDVRERIIAYHDSGKYREDISHKAEAIADVAVKAIQGQVKYPAVVMVVEDVLLSTYEARRKQGFSDNAAAVSDLESHIILSTLPAVRPSIVLFEFLLQRNIPVFLVSYRAEGFRVPLMENLSKAGFSGWQKLFMLPPNYPEGSNYCEEVRKGLQGAGYNVIATIGVLPEDIAGDFKGHAALYPNYIYSER is encoded by the coding sequence TTGAAGTTGCGGTTGATTTGTTGTTTCTTAGTGCTGGTATGCGTCAGTGGGTGTGTTGCTTCGAAAAAGACTATCGCCAAGGCTCCTACGGAAATGGTGTCCCTGCCTGATGTCCGGGAACGGATAATTGCTTACCACGACAGTGGAAAGTACAGGGAAGACATTTCACATAAGGCGGAGGCTATAGCAGATGTAGCGGTTAAGGCTATTCAGGGGCAGGTCAAGTATCCTGCTGTAGTGATGGTGGTGGAGGATGTCTTGTTATCCACCTATGAAGCGCGCAGGAAGCAGGGCTTTTCAGACAACGCTGCTGCGGTCAGTGATCTGGAATCACATATTATTTTGAGCACGCTTCCAGCTGTGAGACCTTCCATTGTTCTGTTTGAATTTTTGCTGCAACGAAATATTCCAGTTTTTCTGGTGTCATACAGGGCTGAAGGGTTTCGTGTCCCTCTTATGGAGAATCTGTCTAAAGCCGGATTTTCCGGGTGGCAAAAACTGTTTATGTTACCGCCCAATTATCCGGAAGGTTCAAATTATTGCGAGGAAGTACGCAAGGGACTTCAAGGAGCAGGTTACAATGTCATCGCCACGATAGGAGTTTTGCCTGAAGACATTGCAGGTGATTTTAAAGGGCATGCTGCGCTGTATCCCAACTATATTTACTCAGAACGCTAA